In a single window of the Campylobacter hyointestinalis subsp. lawsonii genome:
- the rpmG gene encoding 50S ribosomal protein L33, which yields MASANRIKIGLKCVECGDINYTTTKNSKKTTEKLELKKYCPRLKKHTEHKEVKLK from the coding sequence ATGGCAAGTGCAAATAGAATTAAGATCGGTTTAAAGTGTGTTGAATGTGGTGATATAAACTACACAACTACTAAAAATAGTAAAAAAACAACTGAAAAGTTAGAGCTTAAAAAATATTGCCCAAGATTAAAAAAACATACAGAGCATAAAGAAGTTAAGCTTAAATAA
- the rplL gene encoding 50S ribosomal protein L7/L12, with protein sequence MAITKEDVLDFISNLSVLELSELVKEFEEKFGVSAAPVMVAGAAGGVAAEAAEEKTEFNVVLVDSGDKKINVIKVVRALTGLGLKEAKDAVEGTPSVLKEGISKDEAEAAKKELEEAGAKVELK encoded by the coding sequence ATGGCAATAACAAAAGAAGATGTTTTAGATTTTATTTCTAATCTTTCAGTATTAGAACTAAGTGAATTAGTAAAAGAATTTGAAGAAAAATTTGGTGTAAGCGCAGCCCCTGTTATGGTAGCTGGCGCTGCTGGTGGTGTTGCGGCTGAAGCAGCTGAAGAAAAAACTGAGTTTAACGTTGTTCTTGTCGATTCTGGAGATAAGAAAATAAATGTTATTAAAGTTGTTAGAGCTCTTACAGGTCTTGGTCTTAAAGAGGCAAAAGATGCTGTTGAGGGAACTCCTTCAGTGCTTAAAGAAGGTATCAGTAAAGACGAAGCTGAGGCAGCTAAAAAAGAGCTTGAAGAAGCTGGTGCTAAAGTCGAACTTAAATAA
- the secE gene encoding preprotein translocase subunit SecE has protein sequence MEKFISYFKLSRAEIGKVIFPTKEQIRNAFITVFAVVAIVSLFLALVDLVMSFTVSKLV, from the coding sequence ATGGAAAAATTTATAAGTTATTTTAAATTATCAAGAGCAGAAATTGGCAAAGTTATTTTTCCTACCAAAGAGCAAATAAGAAATGCTTTTATAACAGTATTTGCTGTTGTGGCGATCGTTTCTCTATTTTTGGCTTTGGTTGATTTGGTCATGTCATTTACTGTTTCTAAACTTGTATAA
- the nusG gene encoding transcription termination/antitermination protein NusG has protein sequence MMAHKWYAIQTYAGSEMSVKRAIETLVKDHGIEEQLLEVIVPTEDVIEIKNGKQKINERSLYPGYAFAHLDLDTALWHKIQSLPKVSRFIGESKKPSPLSDKDIDLILEKVNKRAAPKPKISFETGEVVRVTEGPFANFNGTVEEYDMVHGKLRLNVSIFGRSTPVEILYSQVEKIV, from the coding sequence CTGATGGCACATAAATGGTATGCTATCCAAACCTATGCAGGTAGCGAAATGAGTGTTAAAAGGGCTATTGAAACTTTAGTTAAAGATCATGGCATAGAAGAACAGCTTCTTGAAGTTATAGTTCCTACTGAAGACGTGATTGAAATCAAGAATGGAAAGCAAAAGATAAACGAAAGAAGTTTATATCCAGGTTATGCTTTTGCTCATTTAGACTTAGATACGGCTCTTTGGCACAAGATCCAGTCTCTTCCAAAAGTTAGTCGCTTTATAGGCGAGTCAAAAAAACCTAGTCCATTAAGCGATAAAGATATCGATCTTATATTAGAAAAGGTAAATAAAAGAGCAGCTCCTAAACCTAAGATTTCATTTGAAACAGGTGAGGTTGTTCGCGTTACTGAAGGTCCGTTCGCTAATTTTAATGGAACGGTTGAAGAGTATGATATGGTTCATGGTAAGCTTCGATTGAATGTTTCTATATTTGGTAGAAGTACGCCAGTTGAGATTTTATATTCACAAGTTGAAAAGATAGTATAA
- the rplJ gene encoding 50S ribosomal protein L10, with protein sequence MTRNEKAGIISSLEAEFKTSDAIVVCDYKGLSVKKLEALRIAAKELNVKVQVIKNTLANIALNNCGKSGMELKDTNIFVWGEDQLAVTKVVAKFEEKNADLFKIKTAYIDGEVASVSKVVALSKMPSRDELIAMLLQVWNAPIQNFTIGLNALKEKKEQMA encoded by the coding sequence GTGACTAGAAATGAAAAAGCTGGAATTATTTCAAGCCTTGAGGCTGAGTTTAAGACAAGTGATGCTATTGTTGTTTGTGATTATAAAGGTCTTAGCGTTAAAAAACTTGAAGCACTTAGAATAGCTGCTAAAGAACTTAACGTTAAAGTACAAGTTATCAAAAACACTCTTGCAAATATAGCTTTAAACAATTGCGGTAAATCTGGTATGGAGCTTAAAGATACAAATATTTTTGTATGGGGCGAAGATCAGTTAGCTGTTACTAAAGTTGTAGCTAAATTTGAAGAGAAAAATGCTGATCTTTTCAAGATAAAAACTGCGTATATTGATGGTGAAGTTGCATCTGTTAGCAAAGTCGTTGCTCTTTCTAAAATGCCGTCTCGTGATGAGCTTATCGCGATGTTGTTGCAAGTTTGGAATGCACCGATACAAAACTTTACTATCGGCTTAAATGCCCTTAAAGAGAAAAAAGAACAAATGGCTTAA
- the rpoB gene encoding DNA-directed RNA polymerase subunit beta yields the protein MLNSLYSGNRLRVDFSNVTKEIDVPNLLQLQKKSFDHFLNLDNSQYESGIEKVFKSIFPIHDPQNRLTLEYVSSEISKPRYTIRECMERGLTYSVNLKMKIRLIVHDRDEKTGEKIGVKDIKEQEIFVREIPLMTDRISFIINGVERVVVNQLHRSPGVIFKEEESPTIVNKLIYTAQIIPDRGSWLYFEYDTKDILYVRINKRRKVPITILFRALGYKKQDIVKLFYPIQTLHIKNNKFLTPFSPDDFMGRVDYDIKDENGNVLHQAGKRLTKKKADKLIEDGLKWVEYPIEVLVNRYLANPIIDKESGEVIYDALTQLDENKLAKIVAEEETIEIANDLASGVDDAIINSFLQDYETLKLLKQTEDIEDENDLAAIRIYKVMRPGEPVVKEAARTFVNDLFFNPERYDLTKVGRMKMNHKLGLSVPEYVTTLTNEDIIKTAKYLIKVKNGQGHIDDRDHLGNRRIRSIGELLANELHLGFVKMQKAIRDKFTSLSNNVDELMPYDLVNPKMITTTIMEFFTGGQLSQFMDQTNPLSEITHKRRLSALGEGGLVKERAGFEVRDVHPTHYGRICPVETPEGQNIGLINTLSTYAKVNDLGFVEAPYRKVENGKVTNEIVYLTATQEEGHIIAPASTILDENDMIKEDLIEVRQDGEMLLAKREDVTLIDLCSGMVMGVAASLIPFLEHDDANRALMGSNMQRQAVPLLKATAPIVGTGMEAIVARDAWEAIKAKRPGVVEKVDNRNIFILGEDENGPYIDQYTMEKNLRTNQNTTFAQHPIVRKGDEIKAGQIIADGPSMEEGELAIGKNALIAFMPWNGYNYEDAIVMSERMIRTDAFTSVHIYEKEIEARELKDGVEEITRDIPNMKEEDLIHLDESGIVKIGTHVKPGMILVGKVSPKGEVKPTPEERLLRAIFGEKAGHVVNKSLYAGASLEGVVIDVKIFTKKGYEKDARSFKAYEDEKNMLEKEHHDRLLMLDREEMLRVTALLSKNPLDSELEIGNKTYKKGDVVKRTDLDNINRFTLNTYVKSFSKEIQKTYEDMKTYFQNEKKKLKDEHDAKLEILEKDDILPSGVVKLVKVYIATKRKLKVGDKMAGRHGNKGIVSNIVPDVDMPYLPNGRTVDIVLNPLGVPSRMNIGQILESHLGLVGMRLGEQITEIFEAKKGEWLKELRAKMIEIADVSRLMDAKSILSKISDEKLIDYARDWSNGVRFATPIFEGVKADEFKKLFEMAKIDMDGKTELYDGRTGSKMEERVNVGCMYMLKLHHLVDEKVHARSTGPYSLVTQQPVGGKALSGGQRFGEMEVWALEAYGAAHTLREMLTVKSDDVEGRLAAYKALTRGENVPSTGIPETFFVLTNELKSLALDVEIYDEDENNE from the coding sequence ATGCTAAATAGCCTATATTCTGGAAATCGTCTCAGGGTTGATTTTTCTAATGTTACAAAAGAGATTGATGTTCCAAATTTATTACAATTACAAAAAAAGAGTTTTGATCATTTTTTAAATCTTGATAATTCACAATACGAAAGTGGAATTGAAAAAGTATTTAAATCAATATTTCCTATTCATGATCCGCAAAATAGACTTACATTAGAATATGTTAGTAGTGAGATTAGCAAACCTAGATACACCATAAGAGAGTGTATGGAAAGAGGTCTTACTTACTCTGTAAATTTAAAAATGAAAATTAGGTTGATCGTACACGATAGAGACGAGAAAACCGGTGAAAAAATTGGCGTAAAAGATATAAAAGAACAAGAAATTTTTGTACGCGAAATTCCTCTTATGACTGATAGGATTTCATTTATAATAAACGGCGTTGAGAGAGTTGTCGTAAATCAACTCCATAGAAGCCCTGGCGTTATCTTTAAAGAAGAAGAGAGTCCGACTATAGTAAATAAACTGATTTATACAGCTCAAATTATACCTGATCGCGGTAGTTGGTTGTATTTTGAATATGATACGAAAGATATTTTATATGTTCGTATAAATAAAAGAAGAAAAGTCCCTATAACCATTTTATTTAGAGCCTTAGGATATAAAAAACAAGATATAGTTAAATTATTTTATCCTATACAAACATTACATATAAAAAATAATAAATTTTTAACTCCATTTAGCCCAGATGATTTTATGGGCAGAGTTGATTATGATATAAAAGATGAAAATGGCAATGTCTTACATCAAGCTGGAAAGAGACTAACAAAGAAAAAAGCTGATAAGCTCATAGAAGACGGGCTTAAATGGGTAGAATATCCGATAGAAGTTTTAGTAAATAGATATTTAGCAAATCCTATCATAGACAAAGAGAGCGGTGAGGTCATTTATGACGCGCTTACTCAGTTAGACGAAAATAAACTTGCCAAAATAGTAGCTGAAGAAGAGACTATTGAGATAGCAAACGATCTTGCAAGTGGCGTTGATGATGCTATTATAAATTCATTTTTACAAGATTATGAAACATTAAAGCTACTAAAACAGACAGAAGATATAGAAGATGAAAATGATTTGGCAGCTATTAGAATTTATAAGGTTATGAGGCCTGGTGAGCCTGTAGTTAAAGAAGCGGCGCGTACTTTTGTAAATGATCTATTTTTTAATCCAGAAAGATATGACTTAACAAAAGTTGGTCGTATGAAGATGAATCATAAATTAGGATTAAGTGTTCCAGAATATGTGACTACGCTCACAAATGAAGACATTATAAAAACTGCAAAATATCTGATAAAGGTCAAAAACGGTCAAGGTCATATAGATGATAGAGATCATCTTGGAAATAGACGTATTAGATCTATCGGCGAACTTTTGGCTAATGAACTCCATTTAGGCTTTGTAAAAATGCAAAAAGCTATCAGAGATAAATTTACAAGTCTTAGTAATAACGTAGATGAGCTTATGCCTTATGATTTAGTAAATCCTAAAATGATAACCACGACTATTATGGAGTTTTTTACAGGCGGTCAATTAAGTCAATTTATGGATCAAACAAATCCGCTTAGCGAAATTACTCATAAGCGTCGTTTGTCTGCACTTGGCGAGGGTGGTTTGGTAAAAGAAAGAGCTGGGTTTGAAGTACGTGACGTTCATCCGACTCACTATGGTAGAATTTGCCCTGTTGAAACCCCAGAAGGTCAAAATATCGGTCTTATAAATACTCTTTCTACATATGCTAAGGTAAATGATCTAGGATTTGTAGAAGCACCATATAGAAAAGTAGAAAATGGTAAAGTCACAAATGAGATCGTATATCTAACAGCTACTCAAGAAGAAGGACACATCATAGCTCCTGCCTCAACTATCTTAGATGAAAACGATATGATTAAAGAAGATCTTATCGAGGTAAGGCAAGATGGAGAAATGCTACTTGCAAAAAGAGAAGATGTTACTTTAATCGATCTTTGTAGCGGTATGGTTATGGGTGTTGCAGCTTCATTGATCCCATTTTTAGAACACGATGATGCAAACCGCGCTCTTATGGGTTCAAACATGCAGCGTCAAGCAGTTCCTCTTCTAAAAGCTACTGCCCCTATAGTAGGAACAGGTATGGAGGCTATAGTTGCAAGAGATGCTTGGGAGGCTATAAAAGCAAAACGTCCTGGCGTAGTTGAAAAAGTCGATAATAGAAATATATTTATCTTAGGCGAAGATGAAAATGGTCCATATATCGATCAATATACTATGGAAAAAAATCTAAGAACAAACCAAAATACTACATTTGCACAACATCCTATCGTTAGAAAAGGCGATGAGATAAAAGCAGGACAGATAATAGCAGATGGTCCTAGTATGGAAGAAGGTGAGTTGGCTATCGGTAAAAATGCACTTATTGCATTTATGCCGTGGAATGGATACAACTATGAAGATGCTATTGTTATGAGCGAAAGAATGATTCGCACTGATGCTTTTACAAGCGTACATATCTATGAAAAAGAGATTGAAGCTAGAGAGTTAAAAGATGGCGTAGAAGAGATTACTAGAGATATACCAAATATGAAAGAAGAAGATCTAATTCATCTTGATGAAAGTGGTATAGTAAAGATAGGCACTCACGTCAAACCAGGAATGATCTTAGTAGGTAAAGTTTCACCAAAAGGCGAGGTAAAACCTACTCCTGAAGAGAGACTTCTTAGGGCTATATTTGGCGAAAAAGCAGGTCATGTAGTAAATAAATCATTGTACGCTGGTGCTAGTCTTGAAGGCGTTGTAATTGATGTTAAAATATTTACAAAAAAAGGCTATGAAAAAGACGCTAGATCGTTTAAAGCATACGAAGATGAAAAAAATATGCTTGAAAAAGAGCATCATGATAGACTTTTGATGCTTGATCGAGAAGAAATGCTTAGAGTTACTGCTCTTCTTTCTAAAAATCCTTTGGATAGCGAGCTTGAAATAGGCAACAAAACATACAAAAAAGGCGACGTAGTAAAAAGAACAGATCTTGATAATATTAATAGATTTACTCTAAATACTTACGTAAAATCTTTCTCAAAAGAAATTCAAAAAACATACGAAGATATGAAAACGTATTTTCAAAATGAGAAAAAGAAGCTTAAAGATGAGCATGATGCTAAGCTTGAGATATTAGAAAAAGATGATATTTTACCAAGTGGTGTCGTAAAACTAGTAAAAGTTTATATAGCCACTAAACGTAAATTGAAAGTCGGAGATAAGATGGCCGGACGTCACGGAAACAAAGGTATAGTTTCAAATATAGTTCCAGACGTTGATATGCCATATCTTCCAAATGGACGCACGGTAGATATCGTATTAAATCCGTTAGGCGTTCCAAGCCGTATGAATATAGGTCAGATTTTAGAAAGCCACTTGGGTCTTGTTGGAATGAGACTAGGTGAGCAAATAACTGAAATTTTTGAAGCTAAAAAAGGTGAATGGCTTAAAGAGTTAAGAGCTAAGATGATAGAGATAGCAGACGTTTCACGTTTGATGGATGCTAAATCTATACTTAGTAAGATTAGTGATGAAAAATTGATAGATTATGCAAGAGATTGGTCAAATGGTGTTAGATTTGCTACTCCTATATTTGAGGGTGTTAAAGCTGATGAATTTAAAAAACTATTTGAAATGGCAAAGATCGATATGGACGGCAAAACAGAGCTTTATGATGGACGAACTGGCTCTAAAATGGAAGAGCGTGTAAATGTTGGTTGTATGTATATGCTAAAACTTCACCACTTAGTCGATGAAAAAGTCCATGCTAGAAGTACTGGGCCATATAGTTTAGTTACGCAGCAACCAGTCGGTGGTAAAGCTTTAAGTGGTGGTCAAAGATTTGGAGAGATGGAAGTTTGGGCACTTGAAGCTTATGGTGCAGCTCATACGCTAAGAGAGATGCTAACTGTAAAATCTGATGATGTTGAAGGTCGTTTGGCAGCTTATAAAGCTCTTACAAGAGGTGAAAATGTGCCAAGCACTGGTATCCCAGAGACTTTCTTTGTTTTAACAAATGAGCTAAAATCTCTAGCACTTGATGTTGAGATTTACGATGAGGATGAAAATAATGAGTGA
- the tuf gene encoding elongation factor Tu, whose amino-acid sequence MAKEKFSRNKPHVNIGTIGHVDHGKTTLTAAISAVLSRKGLAELKDYDNIDNAPEEKERGITIATSHIEYETENRHYAHVDCPGHADYVKNMITGAAQMDGAILVVSAADGPMPQTREHILLSRQVGVPYIVVFMNKADMVDDAELLELVEMEIRELLNEYDFPGDDTPIVSGSALQALEEAKAGKDGEWSAKIMELMAAVDSYIPTPVRATDKDFLMPIEDVFSISGRGTVVTGRIEKGIVKVGDTIEIVGIRDTQTTTVTGVEMFRKEMDQGEAGDNVGVLLRGTKKEDVERGMVLCKPKSITPHTKFEGEVYILTKEEGGRHTPFFNNYRPQFYVRTTDVTGSITLPEGTEMVMPGDNLKITVELINPVALEEGTRFAIREGGRTVGSGVVSKIIA is encoded by the coding sequence ATGGCTAAAGAAAAATTTTCACGTAATAAGCCACACGTAAACATCGGTACTATTGGTCACGTTGATCATGGTAAAACAACTCTAACAGCTGCTATTTCTGCTGTTCTTTCAAGAAAAGGTCTTGCTGAGCTTAAAGATTATGATAATATCGATAACGCTCCAGAAGAAAAAGAGAGAGGTATCACAATTGCTACTTCTCACATTGAGTATGAGACAGAAAATCGTCACTATGCTCACGTTGACTGCCCAGGACACGCTGACTATGTTAAAAACATGATTACCGGTGCTGCTCAAATGGACGGCGCTATACTAGTTGTTTCTGCAGCTGATGGTCCGATGCCACAAACTAGAGAACATATCTTGCTATCTCGCCAAGTTGGTGTTCCATATATAGTTGTTTTCATGAACAAAGCTGATATGGTTGATGATGCTGAACTTTTAGAGCTAGTTGAAATGGAAATCAGAGAGCTATTAAACGAGTATGATTTCCCAGGCGATGATACTCCGATCGTTAGCGGTTCTGCTCTTCAAGCACTTGAAGAAGCAAAAGCTGGTAAAGATGGCGAATGGTCAGCTAAGATCATGGAGCTTATGGCTGCTGTTGATAGCTATATACCAACTCCAGTTCGTGCTACAGATAAAGATTTCTTGATGCCAATTGAAGACGTATTCTCAATTTCTGGTCGTGGTACAGTTGTTACTGGTAGAATTGAAAAAGGTATCGTTAAAGTTGGTGATACTATCGAAATCGTAGGTATTAGAGATACACAAACTACAACAGTTACTGGTGTTGAGATGTTTAGAAAAGAAATGGATCAAGGCGAGGCTGGTGATAATGTTGGTGTTCTATTACGCGGTACAAAGAAAGAAGATGTTGAAAGAGGTATGGTTCTTTGTAAGCCAAAATCAATCACTCCTCACACTAAATTTGAGGGAGAAGTTTATATTTTGACTAAAGAAGAGGGTGGTAGACATACTCCATTCTTTAATAACTATAGACCACAATTCTATGTAAGAACAACAGACGTTACTGGATCAATCACTCTTCCAGAAGGTACTGAGATGGTTATGCCTGGTGATAACTTAAAAATCACTGTTGAATTGATCAATCCAGTTGCACTTGAAGAAGGTACAAGATTTGCTATCCGTGAGGGTGGTAGAACTGTTGGTTCAGGTGTTGTTTCTAAAATAATAGCTTAA
- the rplK gene encoding 50S ribosomal protein L11, producing MAKKVVGEIKLQIAATKANPSPPVGPALGQQGVNIMEFCKAFNERTKDMAGYNIPVVITVYADKSFTFITKQPPATDLIKKAAGITKGADNPLKNKVGKLTKAQILEIVDKKIVDMNTKDKEQAAKIIAGSARSMGITVVD from the coding sequence ATGGCTAAAAAAGTTGTAGGCGAAATCAAATTACAAATTGCAGCAACAAAAGCAAATCCAAGTCCGCCAGTTGGTCCAGCCCTTGGACAACAAGGTGTAAATATTATGGAATTTTGTAAAGCGTTTAATGAAAGAACAAAAGACATGGCTGGATATAATATTCCAGTTGTTATTACTGTTTATGCTGATAAAAGTTTTACATTTATTACAAAACAACCACCTGCTACTGATTTGATAAAAAAAGCTGCTGGTATAACTAAAGGTGCGGATAATCCGTTAAAAAATAAAGTAGGCAAATTAACAAAAGCTCAAATTCTTGAGATAGTCGATAAAAAAATTGTTGATATGAATACAAAAGATAAAGAGCAAGCTGCTAAAATCATAGCTGGTTCAGCTCGTTCAATGGGAATCACAGTAGTTGATTAA
- the rplA gene encoding 50S ribosomal protein L1, whose protein sequence is MSKKNTKRFSELLKKVDSNKIYSLTEAVDTVKTLASAKFDETVEIALKLNVDPRHADQMVRGSVVLPAGTGKTVRVAVIAKDAKADEAKAAGADIVGAEDFVDDISKGIINFDVLIATPNLMGLVGKVGRLLGPKGLMPNPKTGTVTMDVAQAVKDAKGGQVNFRVDKQGNIHAGLGKVSFSKEQLNDNISTFVKAINKHKPSTSKGRYIKSAVLSLTMSPSVCLETQELMDLK, encoded by the coding sequence ATGTCAAAAAAAAATACGAAAAGATTTTCTGAATTACTTAAAAAAGTAGATTCTAATAAAATATATTCTTTAACTGAGGCAGTTGATACAGTAAAAACACTTGCTTCTGCTAAATTTGATGAAACAGTTGAAATAGCTTTAAAGCTTAATGTTGATCCAAGACACGCTGACCAAATGGTTAGAGGTTCTGTAGTTCTTCCTGCTGGTACTGGTAAAACAGTAAGAGTAGCTGTTATAGCAAAAGATGCTAAGGCTGATGAAGCTAAGGCTGCTGGTGCTGATATAGTTGGTGCTGAAGATTTTGTAGATGATATATCAAAAGGTATTATAAACTTTGATGTACTTATCGCTACTCCAAATTTAATGGGTCTAGTGGGTAAAGTTGGTCGTTTGCTTGGACCAAAAGGTCTTATGCCAAACCCTAAAACAGGTACAGTTACTATGGATGTTGCGCAAGCAGTTAAAGATGCTAAAGGCGGACAAGTAAATTTCCGTGTTGATAAACAAGGAAATATCCACGCAGGACTTGGTAAAGTAAGTTTTAGCAAAGAACAGTTAAACGATAATATTTCTACATTTGTAAAAGCTATAAACAAACATAAACCATCGACTTCAAAAGGTAGATATATAAAATCTGCTGTACTTTCATTAACTATGAGTCCATCAGTTTGCCTTGAAACTCAAGAACTTATGGATTTGAAATAG